The Calypte anna isolate BGI_N300 chromosome 2, bCalAnn1_v1.p, whole genome shotgun sequence genome includes a window with the following:
- the GJD4 gene encoding gap junction delta-4 protein, whose protein sequence is MERWDSLGFLIVTLNYNVTILGKIWLMLIILLRMAVVVLAGYPLYQDEQERFICNTLQPGCSNVCYDLFSPVSQFRFWLIQAVSILLPYAAFNIYVLHKVALYLVRVHCLVHGCKGDKDLSGPKDLKKLCGSAVVDRLDCHGGSLSVLNFSGAYTVHLFCRTLLEAAFAAVQYFLFGFFVPDRFSCYHSPCTSTVDCYISRPTEKSIMMLFIWGVSSLSFLLSLADLVCALQRMTASNQKKKLLADLPVENECVLNLPPVQHGGSSTSQNQNCPISNSSQTSDGSCSLLSQEEEAVLHAEVVSQQTARTNINSNSNKPSLSGDVAVKQDSTEEPLCTGDHQGPKCRSRLQQDFIKDTTLTLRPQIKSHLGVSSSVVQSKLLGYYLSEDLKNADAQSNYSSSSCLRSKKSEWV, encoded by the exons ATGGAGCGCTGGGACTCACTGGGATTTTTGATTGTCACACTCAACTATAATGTGACTATTCTAG gAAAGATCTGGCTAATGTTAATAATTCTGCTGCGAATGGCAGTGGTGGTGTTAGCTGGATATCCACTCTACCAGGATGAGCAGGAGCGCTTCATCTGCAACACCCTGCAACCAGGATGCTCCAATGTTTGCTATGACTTATTCTCTCCTGTATCTCAGTTTAGATTCTGGCTCATTCAAGCAGTGTCTATCCTGTTACCTTACGCTGCATTCAACATTTATGTTTTGCACAAGGTAGCTCTGTACCTTGTAAGAGTGCACTGTTTGGTGCACGGATGCAAAGGGGACAAAGATTTATCTGGCCCCAAAGACCTGAAGAAACTCTGTGGAAGTGCTGTTGTCGATAGATTAGATTGTCATGGTGGCAGCCTAAGTGTCCTTAATTTTTCTGGGGCATACACTGTTCATCTTTTTTGTAGGACACTACTTGAGGCTGCCTTTGCAGCTgtgcaatattttctttttggattttttgttccTGACCGCTTTTCCTGTTACCACTCACCTTGCACAAGCACAGTTGACTGCTATATCTCCCGGCCTACAGAGAAATCCATCATGATGCTTTTCATCTGGGGGGTCAGCAGTCTATCCTTTCTGCTTAGCCTGGCTGATCTGGTCTGTGCTCTCCAGAGAATGACAGCAAGTAACCAAAAGAAGAAGCTGCTTGCAGACCTCCCCGTAGAGAATGAGTGTGTTTTAAATCTTCCCCCAGTACAGCATGGTGGCTCTTCTACATCTCAAAATCAAAACTGCCCAATATCAAATAGCAGCCAGACCAGTGATGGCTCCTGCTCACTTCTCTCTCAAGAAGAAGAGGCCGTTCTTCATGCTGAAGTGGTCTCTCAGCAAACTGCCAGGACTAACATTAACAGCAACAGCAATAAGCCAAGTTTATCAGGAGATGTTGCTGTTAAGCAAGATAGCACTGAAGAACCCTTGTGCACTGGTGACCATCAAGGACCTAAATGCAGATCCAGGCTTCAGCAAGACTTCATAAAAGATACTACCCTGACTTTGAGACCTCAAATCAAGTCTCACCTTGGAGTTTCTTCCTCTGTAGTTCAGAGCAAGCTTTTAGGGTATTACCTGTCAGAGGACCTAAAAAATGCTGATGCACAATCAAATTATAGCAGTAGTAGTTGCCTGAGGTCAAAAAAGTCAGAATGGGTATAG